Genomic window (Syngnathus typhle isolate RoL2023-S1 ecotype Sweden linkage group LG19, RoL_Styp_1.0, whole genome shotgun sequence):
ACCATCTTTGGCAACGTGGAAGACATCTACAAGTTCCAGAGGAAGTTCCTAAAGATGCTCGAGAAGAAGTACAACAAAGAGCAACCACACCTCAGTGAGATTGGCTGCTGCTTCCTGGAACATGTAAGAACACACATTGAgaaataaaatgatcggaactccTCAGCCAAACCCAAATCTCCATCCTCCCATCTTGCATGCAGCAAGTACATTTTCAGATCTACTCCGAGTACTGCAACAATCATCCCAACGCCTGCATCCAGCTCTCCTTGCTTATGAAGGCGAGCAAGTACGTGTTCTTCTTTGAGGCCTGTCGACTACTCCAGAAGATGATTGATATTTCTCTGGATGGATTCTTGCTCACGCCTGTTCAGAAGATCTGCAAGTATCCGTTGCAGCTAGCCGAGCTGCTCAAATATACCAACCCGCAGCACAGGTGACTGCAAACATGATCTGTGCCATTAAGATGCCTAGGTTCTATTTTAAAAgtcagatataaaaaaaaaaaaaactgctaacTGTTGTTTCATAATTAGGGAGTATAAAGATGTGGAGGCTGCCCTAAACGCAATGAAGAATGTAGCCAGGCTCATCAACGAGAGGAAACGACGTCTTGAGAATATTGAAAAAATCGCCCGATGGCAGAGTTCCATCGAGGGCTGGGAGGTATTTGGTTTTATTCCCACATTTGGACAAAGTAgcatggcactttttttttacacttcttTCTTTGCAGGGTGCAGATGTGTTAAGCAGGAGTTCTGATCTCATCTTCTCTGGAGAGTTGACCAAACTGTCTCTGCCACATGCCAGGAGTCAACAGCGAATGTTTTTCCTGTTTGACCATCAGCTAGTATATTGCAAAAAGGtcagttgttaaaaaaaaaaaaaaatgggctgTTGACCTACTAGTTAAGAACCACCATgtattttttatcattataGGATCTCTTGCGCCGGGACATGTTATATTATAAAGGTCGTCTGGATATGGACCACATGGAGGTGATAGATGTTGAGGACGGCAAGGAGAATCACTTTAACATCAGTGTAAAAAACACCCTGAAACTGCGATCACTATCTGGTGATGAGGTCCACCTCCTATGCGCCAAGAAGCCTGAACAAAAACAACGATGGCTTCGAGCGCTCGCTGAAGAGAGGAGGCGGGTCCAGACCGACCGGGAAACAGGTCTGCTGTTTTCTTTTAAGGAAAAATATGTATCAAGTAAGGTAGcctaacagatttttttttttttttcctcaaaggtTTTACGCTCACTGATGATCAGAAAAAACAGGCCATTCTAAATGCCTGCAAAAGCTGTCTATCCGGGAAACCCAAAGGTATCAATTTCAATTTTTTCAACTCTCAGAAATCAACTTATAATTAATCGAATACATGCCCTCAAATTGTCAATCCCGTATCTCTGTTTCCTCAGTGATGAGCAGACCCTACTACGACGTAGTTCTGAAACAGAAACACCCGTCCCTACCCACGGCCTTACCGCAACAGCACGTCTTCATTTCAGAGGAACCCAAGCGCAAAGGTTCGACTTTCTGGCACAATATCAGCAGACTGACACCATTTAAGAAATAATACGTAGAAGCAAACAACGGTATAGGTAATTATTTATTATGAAGGAAATTGGGAAAACCTTACTGATAGAAATCTAAGTGTGGTACTAATAAGTACTAGAACTGGAACTTCTAACTGTGCTGCTCCTTGCTGCTTGTCAACAAATCTGTTTTTCCGCTCAATATTTCCAcgatgaaatgtgttttttgagTCATGCCAATTGTTCACAGTGCCAGATTTTTAGTTAGACCTCTTAAGTTCAAAACAGTAATAGACATGCAAATCTAATGTGACCTTCCAACTTGCAAACAATTTTCCTTTGTGCTACTAAGACAAGCTGTGCACaacagtttgattttttttttttttgtcggggtATTTCGTGATCCGTATCCACCAGTAAGCTACCAAACTACGTATCAACGATGTGGTTCTCTACGTATGTGATACATCGTTGTACACCATATTGTACATGTTGTGAAGTGACTGAAGTTGTACAAAGGCTGAgattaaatgaattaaaattaTGTTACACAAGTCTGATTATTGACTCCTTCATATTTACAGTCAGTGAAAGAGTTCTTATTTTTGAGAAGCCAATAACGTTaattccaaaatgttttttttttttttactttcatcaTCATTGTTATGGTTTGATTTGCTTCATCACCAGGTAACAGAGgactgttgtcatggcaacaggaGTTCAGTTATATTTATGGCCAAACGGTGGCAGAAGAGTTGCGCAATggcttgatttttattttagtgcAGAACTTACTCAactgattttttaaaattacattAATAATGTTAACGTGAACACAGCTTGTAGCTTTACTGGATCCGTCTGAATATTCatctcatttattcattttacacAAGTAATAAATGTTAATGCACAAGTGGTGGGAAAGTAAAGTTCACTTCTCATAACTCGTGCTCAACCTTCAGGTTGCTTCTTTGTCAAAATGCAGCCCACTTTGCATCACGACGGTGAGGAATTTAGATTTGCATTTGTGATGTGGccatttgcgcttccacatttGTATTTGTGCTGTGGAATTTGAATTTCCAATGTGCTCTCTGCTACTGCGGATTGAGAATATAGTTTGGAGCCAAATCAAAAGCATCTAGAAGACAATTTATCAGGACTGCCATGGGTAATATGATCCCAGGGGGATTCCAACAGGATTAGATTTGGTTTCACTGTTCAATCATACGAGTGGGATGGGAATAAATGTACCCGGGTGTGGGCACGATCAGGAATGTCATGCATTCCTATGCAGTACTGTAAAAATAAACAGCTTGATTGTCAACCAATGGTTGTGTTGGAATGCTGACAACGCAGTTATGCTTTCTTATTTCTTAGCCTTGAATGATTTGTTTTGGCAAACATTTCAAAAGGACACAAGCTCTTTAAGTGAAACCACATGATTTTATTGTTGTCACAAATGTCTCACTTGCATGGGCAATCATGAACATTTCCAAGCATTGCCCAGTAAAAACCTTAACAGGAAACATTAACGGAATGTGAAAACGTTAGCAAGCAAGATGTACAGTCAACCAACATGTGAAACAACAGTTGACGCTGAGGCCAAGAAACACCAAGCTGGCTGCTTTTTCGTTTAAGCTGttggaaaatacaataaaagcaaCGACCACAAAAAATATATGTGGTTCCATATCTTGAATACTACAGATTCAAAGTAGGTAAGAAGTTAAAGGGACTTATTATTAAAATTTACAAATAGTTGGGAGTTACTGCCCCCAATCAAGTGTGAAATCCAACAACCAAGttccgtaatttctggactataaactgca
Coding sequences:
- the arhgef4 gene encoding rho guanine nucleotide exchange factor 4, with translation MRTHQTSEGSAPLPKDSCGSSGSSGESPGSECHGASLTSGIMDSMVDAGLGVGGCIRGFEGSLSGTLRGVLSRYWSLESLHSTTASLPDGASHKSRSGEELGSEEDLLYEEFCSSAHCFGHPGGGGGEQLAVNELISDGNVVYAEALWDHVTMDDQELGFKAGDVIEVVDATNKEWWWGRIVDNEGWFPACFVRLRVNQDEPTEDFKAHLSVDESTGSKEWLELGMFLGPGLPGKEQMRANVIKEIMSTERDYIKHLKDICEGYIKQCRKRTDMFSEEQLHTIFGNVEDIYKFQRKFLKMLEKKYNKEQPHLSEIGCCFLEHQVHFQIYSEYCNNHPNACIQLSLLMKASKYVFFFEACRLLQKMIDISLDGFLLTPVQKICKYPLQLAELLKYTNPQHREYKDVEAALNAMKNVARLINERKRRLENIEKIARWQSSIEGWEGADVLSRSSDLIFSGELTKLSLPHARSQQRMFFLFDHQLVYCKKDLLRRDMLYYKGRLDMDHMEVIDVEDGKENHFNISVKNTLKLRSLSGDEVHLLCAKKPEQKQRWLRALAEERRRVQTDRETGFTLTDDQKKQAILNACKSCLSGKPKVMSRPYYDVVLKQKHPSLPTALPQQHVFISEEPKRKGSTFWHNISRLTPFKK